From one Pieris brassicae chromosome 5, ilPieBrab1.1, whole genome shotgun sequence genomic stretch:
- the LOC123709373 gene encoding coiled-coil-helix-coiled-coil-helix domain-containing protein 10, mitochondrial-like isoform X2, with the protein MPGRSRSSSGSRSRYSRADQHAPARAPPVVVTPMPRRSIFRDAAAVAGGVTVGTTMGHLAGEAISSLFTGRRREEVMHSLPQNYQLGTEPSGPCAYEIAQFLQCAANRDNLQECEAFNEALRDCKRRNRLP; encoded by the exons ATGCCAGGTAGAAGCCGAAg TTCTAGTGGCTCTCGGTCGCGCTACTCCCGCGCAGACCAACACGCGCCGGCGCGAGCGCCTCCTGTCGTTGTAACGCCGATGCCTCGTCGTAGCATTTTTAGGGATGCAGCGGCTGTGGCTGGTGGAGTAACAGTAGGAACGACTATG GGCCATCTAGCGGGAGAAGCCATTTCGAGTCTATTTACGGGCCGCCGCCGTGAAGAAGTCATGCACTCACTTCCGCAAAACTATCAACTTGGCACCGAACCTAGCGGACCTTGTGCCTACGAGATCGCACAGTTTTTGCAATGCGCGGCTAATCGTGACAATCTGCAGGAGTGCGAGGCTTTTAATGAAGCACTAAGGGACTGCAAGAGAAGGAATC gCCTACCATAA
- the LOC123709373 gene encoding coiled-coil-helix-coiled-coil-helix domain-containing protein 2-like isoform X1, with protein MPGRSRSSCNSCRREENHGSSGSRSRYSRADQHAPARAPPVVVTPMPRRSIFRDAAAVAGGVTVGTTMGHLAGEAISSLFTGRRREEVMHSLPQNYQLGTEPSGPCAYEIAQFLQCAANRDNLQECEAFNEALRDCKRRNRLP; from the exons ATGCCAGGTAGAAGCCGAAg cTCGTGTAACAGCTGCAGACGTGAAGAAAATCATGG TTCTAGTGGCTCTCGGTCGCGCTACTCCCGCGCAGACCAACACGCGCCGGCGCGAGCGCCTCCTGTCGTTGTAACGCCGATGCCTCGTCGTAGCATTTTTAGGGATGCAGCGGCTGTGGCTGGTGGAGTAACAGTAGGAACGACTATG GGCCATCTAGCGGGAGAAGCCATTTCGAGTCTATTTACGGGCCGCCGCCGTGAAGAAGTCATGCACTCACTTCCGCAAAACTATCAACTTGGCACCGAACCTAGCGGACCTTGTGCCTACGAGATCGCACAGTTTTTGCAATGCGCGGCTAATCGTGACAATCTGCAGGAGTGCGAGGCTTTTAATGAAGCACTAAGGGACTGCAAGAGAAGGAATC gCCTACCATAA
- the LOC123709371 gene encoding coiled-coil-helix-coiled-coil-helix domain-containing protein 2 translates to MPRRGRSASPPPAPQRRAAPPPSRVPAPAPPSMPATSSAQPQQPSMFSQMAATAGGVAVGSAVGHVAGSALTGMFSGGGSSEPAQQQAAQPAQATYQQYQGTQQPQGACAWEIKQFLECAQQQSDLSLCEGFNEALRQCKVNNHL, encoded by the exons ATGCCTCGACGAGGACGTTCTGCAAGTCCCCCACCAGCGCCCCAAAGGCG GGCTGCTCCTCCTCCAAGCCGTGTGCCTGCACCTGCACCGCCTTCTATGCCGGCAACTAGCTCCGCTCAGCCTCAACAACCTTCTATGTTCAGTCAAATGGCCGCAACAGCAGGAGGTGTAGCCGTAGGATCAGCTGTG GGTCATGTGGCTGGAAGCGCTCTCACAGGAATGTTTAGTGGCGGAGGTAGCAGTGAGCCAGCTCAGCAGCAGGCTGCTCAGCCAGCCCAAGCCACTTACCAGCAATACCAGGGTACACAGCAACCTCAAGGAGCCTGTGCTTGGGAAATTAAGCAGTTCCTGGAATGTGCTCAACAGCAAAGTGATCTTTCCCTTTGCGAGGGATTCAATGAAGCTCTTCGTCAATGCAAAGTCAACAACcatctttaa